The Rickettsia endosymbiont of Gonocerus acuteangulatus nucleotide sequence CACTACGCATATTTAACTCTTAAATTAATTTTTCTTACCTTCTTTGCGTGGTATAAATTGATCTTCAAATTTAATTCCTTTTCCTTTATAAGATTCAGGTGGTCTTTGTTTTATAATAATTGAAGCAAATTGACCTAACTTTTCTTTATCTGTACCCTCAAGAATAATTATATTTTGTTTAGGTACTTCAACTTTAATATGTGAAGGTATTTCAATTTTTGTATTATGACTTTTAGCAAGCATCAGATTTAAATACTTACCTTTCATCATTGCCCTATACCCTACACCATTAATTTCAAGCTTTAACTTAAAGCCTTCTTTAACTCCGGTAATCATATTTGATATTATGCTTCTAGCGGTA carries:
- the rplF gene encoding 50S ribosomal protein L6; amino-acid sequence: MSRVGKLPIIIPEGVKVGLNDLEVKISGPKGELSKSFKGNIGISLVENKLLVKPLSSSKSARAMWGTARSIISNMITGVKEGFKLKLEINGVGYRAMMKGKYLNLMLAKSHNTKIEIPSHIKVEVPKQNIIILEGTDKEKLGQFASIIIKQRPPESYKGKGIKFEDQFIPRKEGKKN